The stretch of DNA CCAGAGATGCTGTCTTGAGCCTAATTTAAAAAACCCGCAAACCATAGCGATTAAAAGCAACGGAAAAGGGTGGGcatcttatgtattttttaaatttttttgagaccaggtctCGCCTTGTCTCCTGggctatgtatttttttttgacGAGCTTTAATTACGTCGGCAGAACTCCATAAAAAATAGCACCTTGGGAAGGTTATTCATCGAATCCAAAATCAGACCCCAAgcatgggctgggggtggggtcgCAGGAGGGTCAAAAATTGCAACCTAAACTCCAGGGGGCAGAAACTTTGCCAAGTTCATTCTTGCAATCCTCAGAGCCCAGAACGGGACCTGGCGCGTAGTAGGTGCTCCCCTGCGATATCTGAGTGGGCGAGGATGCAAAATTATGCGCAGCTTTTGTCCGTCTCCAAGGAGTCCCAGGCTCCCAAACGGTTAAAAGCCACTCACTGCCGGCGGAGACGtgaaatttatttgaaatcaATGCCGAGCATTGGTTATGCTAATTCTGGGGCATGGCCAGACCTGGACATCTGGAATGATCTACGCGCTTAAAAACGCCACTCGCCACCATCTTCTCCAGGTAATTTTCCACCCCGCGCGCGGTCGGCGCTGGAAAAGTACTTCTGGCCCGCGGGCCGGGCGCGCTCGgggggcgcggcgggcgcggcgggcgcgcGGCCGGGACCCCAGCCCCCAAACTTTGGCAAGTTGCGGGCGCCGGCGCTCCCGGAGGCGCGGGGCGCGGCCGCGGGCGGAGCCGCCCCCTGACGCCGGCCGCCCCTCCCGGCCGGGCCGCCCGCGGCCGGGCGCAAAGTTTGCGGCCGCCCCTGCGCCGCGCCCGCCCGATGCATGGGCGCCAGGCTGCGGCGGCGCCGGTGACGGACGGCCATATTTGCCGGCGCGGCCCGAGCCGCCGACAACAAAAAGTGCGCGGGCGCTCGGCGGGCGCTCGGACGGCCGCGGGGACGCGGgggccgccgcgccgccgcccggcctcgccgccgccgccgccgccctcgCGGCCTGGCCCGGCTGCGCCCGGCGCGCCCGCCGCCCGGGGGGATGTCGTACAAGCCGAACTTGGCCGCGCACATGCCCGCCGCCGCCCTCAACGCCGGTGAGTGGGCGCGCCGCGCCAAGTGCGCCAAGTTGGGGCCcgcgcgcccggcccggcccggggcTCCCGGGGCTCCCGGGGCGGCGGCGCGGACGCGCACGGCGGGGCCGGTCCGGGTCCGGGTCCGGGTCCGGGTCGGGGTCCGGGTCGGGGTCCCGGTCCGGGGCTGCCCCGCCGCCATGATCCCGCGCCGCCGCCAAAGTTCGCGGGGCGCCtggcgggcgcggggccggggcgcgggcggcCGCCGCGGGCCCCCCCACACCGGCGGCCGCGGACCGCGGGGAGCGCGGCgggcgagggcgagggcgggGGAGGCTTGTTCCCGGCTCTTTTCTCCTCCGGCTTTTGGGTGGCTCGGCGAGGGCCCCTGCCGGCGGGAGTCGGGAGCGGCCCGGGCCGCGCCGGGTGCCGGGTGCCGGGtgccgggcgcggggcgcggggtgCGGGGCCCGGGCCGCCTTGGGGAGCCGGGTCGGGCCGGGCTGGGTGCACGTGGGCAGGGCCGGGCCCGcgcgggcagggctgggggcggcgGGGTGTCCGGCTGCAGCGGGCCCTGAGGGCGCGGGGCcgcggggacggggacggggcgGCCGGCAGGCAGGGGACTCGGTGGGCCTGGGGGTCTGGGCCTGGCGCGCGGGAGCAGGGCTTGCCTCATGCAGGCGCGCGGGGGTCCCCTCAGGCTTGCTCGGAGTGAAAGAAGTTGGTGACCGGGGGCTTCTGGGCCGGAGGGGTGGGGGTGTAGGGGCGGCAGCTCCCCCCCATGCGGGAGCCCCAAGTCTGGGCCTCGAGGGCCCCTGCTGCAGAAGCCGGGAGGGGGACCCTCtccctggctgggctggggctgggcgctCCCAGGAAACTCCTGCAGAAGTTGTCAGGCAGCTTCAGGCTGCGCCCAGGGACCTGCCCCCGGGACCAGGGGGACGTAGGGTTGTGGGATTCGCAGGTGACCGGCTTTGTCCCCTCACGGGGCCCCTGTTCCTTAGACGCCTGGTCGGAACAGACTTCCCGAAAGGCGCGTTGGGTGGGGGTGCCTAGGGAGCAGGAGGCCTCAGGGGGGAGGGGACTGGCCCTGCTGGTCACACATGCCACGCTGGCTGTTAGGCTCAAGTTTTGGGCCTTGTCTCCAAACGTTGACTCCCAAATTTCAAAATTCCGAAGAGGGACCTGGAAAAGCGagatttaaaaacatctttttggACACGGAGGTGTAGGGGTCGGAAAGGGTTAAGAGTCGGGGCGCGGAGGGAGAGTTGAATTGCTCAAACGTGGGCTCTGAGCTCCGAGGAGCAAACAGCCACTGTTTTCTCCTCACACTGTCACCTCCTCTGGGGTCCGCAGACCTTACAAAGACGGGCTTTGTTGCCAGGTAGGATCTCTCCAGGCTTCCTCCCCGAGTCTGGGTGCTGGGGGGTGCGCTGCCCCCTGGACAAGGCTCCATCTCAGGCCCGCCCTGTAGTCACCGGGGCGCAGGCCCTAGACTGAGACCTTTGGGGTTTGGGGTCACAGGGACGAGGCACCCCCCTGGGGCCCCTGAAGCCGTGTTCTGGGCCGGCCAGCACCTGCACCCAGGTCTCCTATCTCCTGGGGGGAGTTCCAGGAGTGCTGAGCTTCCCAGAGCTCCGGCGTCTTGGTggggggccgcccgcccccatgGGCCCCTCTGCAGAAAGCCGGGCTCTCTTCCTGCCATTTGCATCCAAGATGGACTCTCCGCTGCCTGCCGCTCCTCCGGCTTCCTTGTCATCATCCCTCACgccctccagccctgcctcctgctcGCGGGTTGCCAAGCCAACCCGCGGCCTGGCCGGCGGTGGCAGTGGCAGAGTTAGACAAagcccccgcccccctgcccgaGAGCCCCCCCAGGCGCCCCAAGTGGCGGGAAGGCCGCCAGCTCCCCAGGCCCTGGCGCTCTTTGTCTGGCGTGGGGGCGGGGAGTGCGCCTGGCCCCAGGAGCTTCCTGGCCTCTGCCAACCCCTCCGGCTCCCTGCACACTGCGCTCATTGTCTCAGATGCTCCCAGACGGCTGTGCTGACGTGGTCCCTGTGTCCCGTCCCTGTGTCTGCAGCAAGGAGTGGCCATGAGTGGAACTCAGGGCCCTTTTGCCAACTCTCCCCAGGGCCAGAACCCCCCCGGCGCTGAATAAGGGACCGGCCTCGGCACAGAGTCGGGGTCCCCTGCCACTCTACGAGGTGATGGGAGAGTTGAGCTCTGAGCTACTGCTCGACTCTTCCCCAGCCAAATGGGGCGATTCCctgttccttctccctttctcttagCCCCCCAAAACCTAACCTCGGTACCATCAAACAGCAGGCTCTAGAGCCTCAGACCTCTAATGAGAAGCACTGCCTgtaacagatggagaaactgaggccccaagaggGAAGGGCCTCGTCTCAGGCCCCATGGCCTGGACTGGCTCCTAGCCCGGGAGGGGAGAtaggggagggggctgagggtGGACAGAGGACGCGTGGGAAGTGGCCAGTGTGCTGGAATCTTCTAAATGTCCTGAAGGGCTGGGTCTTCCCAAGCCCAGAGAGCTGTCACTTGTCACTGCTTGTAGCTGTCAGTACTGGAACCCAGGTCTGGGCCTGCAAATCCCCAGCCACCCGGGCCACGCCCACTGCCACATCGCCCACTGCCACATTGGAACACCTGCCggaactggggtgggggggcgcCCTGTGCCATTCGTGCGCGACTGGCCGCTCCACGGCCGCGGTGGTTGTGGACGGTGGGCCTGCTTGTAGTTTGTCCCCATCCTGAGCAGCATGTCCCCGTGGCACAGGTGTCCCATCATCCCCACTTGGGATCgtggaaactgaggtgcagagtgGCCCAGTGCTCTGCTTGGTCAGGATCCAAGTCCACGTTTCCTGAGCGGGCAGCTCAAGCTTCGGCACAAGCCAGGGCCCCAGGGGAGTCCAGGGTAGGCCCAGGACCTAGGAGACATCTCGGGTGCTGTCCCAGCGCCTGGACGAGAGTCGGTGTTGGGGTAGCCAGCCCTCTGCAGTAGCCTCTTGTGTGCCACGTGGCCTGGGGTCAGGCCCCCTTGGGTctgcgtgtctgtgtgtgggggggcgtcTGGCTGGCTCCCGGCTTCTCCAGGGCCCCTCCCGCCTCCATCTGCCCGAGCTCCTGaacttccttcctcccctgcccctcccctcgcCCACACCACACGAGCAGCTGGTTGGTTTGGCCAGACTGGCACCAGCTGTCCATCCCCGGGGCCAAGTCTGTGGAGCCCGCTGTGTGCGAGAGACCGTGTGGCTCTGGGGGCGGCAGGCGGGCAGCTGCCGAGGAGGACTAGGTAAATTCTCCATGGTTACCGCTGTTTGTAATTCTGCAGGATGTCCTTTACCCGCTAATGGCCACTGGGACGCCATTGTGGGTCTGCATGCTCCCAGCCACCGCTCCTCACCCGCGTCCAGCAGGCCGCGtcctgggctgggccctgggcccggCTCGGTCTCTAGCTGCTGGCGCTGGACAGCGTCCCTGAACGTTGCCCCCACGCGTGGGGCCGTAACCCTCCTCTCTTGGGGTGCGGAGCCCTGGGAGTGTAGACCCTCCCCTCCTTGGAGGGGGTGACAGAGCTTGAGGGGTGTGTCTGAGGGCgcacagagaggctgagtggTCCAGGTTGCTGGTTTTGTGTGCAGCGCAcctgcagccagggctggggccccgTCCTCGAAGGCCTTCCCCATCTTCCTCCCAGTGATGAGTCCAGCAGCGAGCTGGGCACCTAGGAGCAAACAGGCTTCCGTGTGTTCGGAATCTCGGTCCAGGTGTGGAGCAGCCTTGGGAGGGGGTGGGCGCTTGTGGCGGCGATGTGGCTCTAGGTTATCAGCGTCTGGGGAGCGGGACACggagaggggacaggcagggattAGGCCGAAAACAGCAGTGGCTTTCATCTTTCGTGCCAGTCCCTCCTGCCTGGAAGGCTCTGATGGCCGGGACGGAGTTGTGTGATTGATTTCCTGTGTCTGCCGCAGAGGTGGGGCGGGCGGGTGCGTTCTAGCCACGTATTTGCTGCCAGTCCTCTCGGCGGGCATCAGGGCCATGGCCAGCCAAACTGGAGGTCAATAGCAAAGTTGTTTGTCCTGTGGGGACAGAAGACCACGGTTGGTGGCATGGGTCTTGGGCAGGGCACCATTGCAGGACCCAGTGTCCTCACCTTGGGCACAGCCAGCCCAGGCTGTGACACTCCTGACCCCTCTTTCCTACCCTGCAGCTGGGAGCGTCCACTCGCCTTCCACCAGCATGGCGACCTCCTCACAGTACCGCCAGCTGCTGAGTGACTACGGGCCACCGTCCCTAGGCTACACCCAGGTATGGCACagtgggggctgggagcctgggcaCCGGGGGGGAGATGTGCTCCCCACCGTCCCGGACGGGAGTCGGTGGAAAACAGGAGCAGAAAGGACTGCAGGGCTGTCACCTGCACTTCCttggcccagggcctgggcttgGCACCTGTTCAGACAGGACACATCACAGGAGGGCCACAAGCACTGGGCTTCACGGGGATGTTGAGGCGGGCAGGGAAGGGGGGTGCAGGGTATGGGTGGCAGCCCTGAGAGCTGTTGCGGCCACCACCCCACCTGTCTCTGCACTGGGCCCCCTCACTCCTCTTTCCTGGGCAAGCGAGGCCTGCACTTGGCCTTGGATCTGTAAACTGGGACGGAGGAGGGGGCCGTCCCACTTGTTCCCCATGAGGCGTGAGCCCAGGGAAAGGAGGATGGCCTGTGTCTTAAAGGGTCAAGATGTGTGAGGCTGTGTACCAGCTTCCGCCACTTTCCAGACTGTGACCCCCATGTGGCAGCCCCCCAGGGCTCAGTCTCATCAGTCCCACGTGGATCCTAGTACCTGCCTCAGCGGCTGGTGAACAGCAGGAATGGGGCAAGCCACCACTTCAGCCACATGCCGAATCTGCCAGGGACACGCcgccccaggccaggccccagtCCTCTGAGCCGGCGTCCTTGTCAGCCAGAAGGTTctccctgggccaggcccagCGCGAGTGTTCCACGGTGGCCTCGAGTGTTCCGAGGTCACCATGGAGGCTGCTCCTCCTGGGGGTGGCCGCCAGCCGCAGTGCCCAGCCCCCCTGGCCATGGCGCGCCAGGCCGTCCTGTCGCAGGAGGAGAAGCAGGCGCGGACCCGGGAACGGGACCGGCTGAAGAAGCGGCGGCGCCGGGGGGACGGGCTGAAGCGCAGCCTGGAGCGGCAGCGCAACGCCGTGGCCATGCGGCGGCGGcgccaggagaggagggaggaccGCCAGGcccggaggaggcggcggcgccAGGGGGCTGAGCAGCAGGACCGGGACCAGGACGGGAGGCCGGAGCACGAGGccaggggacagagggggcagaggaggaggaggggggagctGGCGGCCTCGCTGACCCGGGGCTCTGGGTGGTGGTCGAGGAAGAGGTTtcctgtggggtggggctgctggtGGGAGGACAAGTGAATGGGAGCGTCCCGGCAGCGTCCTGGTGGCCTCGGGTGTGGCCTCCATCGCCCGGCTGTACCTGCTTAGCCATCCGGTCCTGGGAAAGCCTGTGAACTTGTTTTTGTTGAGATAAGCCAGCTCTTCTGTCTTTTTGGTTTGAGACGGTAAACTGGCTGTGGGTGGCTTCCTTGAGCGTGCGAGGACGGCAGGGTGAGGACCAGCCTCCTGGACCTCCCCTTGTCCCCCAGCGTGGGACGCACCCGGGGCCGCCTGCCCTCCAGCGGTCCGCCCGGGGCTCAGGCTGGAGTTCGGCCCATCTGAAGTCGTTTCTTTCTGACTCCAGGGAACCGGGAGCAGCCAGGTGCCCCAGAGCAAGTACGCGGAGCTGCTGGCCATCATCGAGGAGCTGGGGAAAGAGATCAGACCCACCTACGCGGGGAGCAAGAGCGCCATGGAGAGGCTGAAACGCGGTAAGCCGCCGGCCAGGTGACCCCACGGCCTGGGGAAAACGTTGGACCCCACGGCCAGGGTTAGGGAGGCATTGGCACTCCTGGCTCCTGTTTTGTTCCAGAATCACAGTCTGATGTGGCGGCCTGGGGAAGAGCCCTGGGGCTGGTTCTGTCTGATTGGGCTTTCAGGCAGGGGATCCCCCGCCCGTGAGCCCCCTCACTCGCGCGCTGCCGCCGGTCTGCTGGCTCCCGAGGGAACCTTCGCAGCCCCCAGACCCTGCGGCTCTGTCCCCAGACGCCTGCTGCACTCCCGTCGGCCGCAGCAGGGAGCCAGACACGGCAGCTTCCTCCTCTGGGCAGCCGTGACCACAGAGGTTGATCACGACCCAGGGTTTAGGGTTCGGAGGTCCCTGCGCTGCCCTCCGCTGTCCCCCCTTTGGAGCGGGGCCCAAGGAAGCGTGTGTTCTGCGCTAGCATTGGCGGGGAGAGGGGAGAGCACTCTGGGGCTCTTTGATGATTGAAGAGGGCGGGCGGGCAGACATCACGGCGAGGTGTGACTGACCAGCTGATTCTGGAAGGACGTTGACTAGGTTGCTACGACTCCGAGTGAAAGGGGCGGAAGGGAGAGgatttctgttttagaaggtgGCAGTTCGGAGCTGTGGCCCGTGAGCTCATTTGAGATGAGGAAGGATTTGGGGGCTGGAGGAGCAACTTTGGGGGGGAAAGAGGAAGCGTGTGGCCCCAGTGGGGGCTGCTGTTGAGGGCGTGAACCCCCAGGGGCGCCTGGGCCAGCGGAGGACAGGCTGCTACCGGGAGCAGGGACGTTCCTGGCTGGTGTTCATGAAACCATTGTGAAGAGGGTGACTGATGGCAAGGCTAGACGGGGTAGAAGCAGGGCAGCTTGGAGGAAGGGGACTGGCCGGGTGAGAGGTGTGGCTGAAGAGGGCTTGGGGACGGGGCGTGGAGTCCGACGGGCATCGCTCTGCTCCCAGGGCCACTGCTTGGAGGTCTCAGGAGGGGGCCATTCTGGGAACCGGAGTGCTGGGAGAATGCTGGACCCCAGGGTCTACCAAGCAATTTGTAGTCACCCAAAAAAAGCAGTGGTTTAAGTCAAGTCGATCCGAGCTGCTGGTTCCTGTGTCAGGGAAGACCTAGTGCCACCCTCTGGCCAGCCAGGCTCAAGCTAACCAAACTTAGGTCACAGCAGGCTGAGACAGGTCACAGACAGGGTGGGGCTCAGGAGCGCTGTTGGCAAACGACAGTCCGTGAACCAAGAAtgatttttacagtttttaatggttgaaaaaaaaagtacGAGTTGGGACACATGAAAATTAGTGAGATTCAAACTTCAACGGTCATAAATAAAGATTTGTTGGAACATGGCCACACCCATGGTTTACAGATTGGCTGCTTTCATGATACTTGATGGTCacattgagtagttgtgacagagactggcCTGAAAAGCTTAAAATGTTTGCTGTCTGGCCCTTTCCGAGGCTCTGAGAGAATACTCGTGAGGTGTGGACACCTAAGTTTTAGCTGCTGATGTGGGGATGTCATTCACAGTGGCCTCTGGGAGTCGTGTACTAGAAGGAATAGAATTCTTGGTGTCTATTAAAATGGGAtcaggctgggtgcggtagctcacgcctgtgatcccagcacttcgggaggccgaggcaggaggatcctttgaggctaggaatttgagaccaggctgggcaacatagaccctatctcaatcaatcaatcaatcaaaaaatTAGACCAATATTTCATGGAGCTCagtagaagcaaaaataaaaaggaggaaaaaagctaACCATAAAAGATTCTTAGGGCAGAAGGTGGCTGAAATATCCTCATCCTGAGGGAAGGATGTCACTCACAGTAAGTAGACGCAGGGTTGAACACACACGAGCCTCATCCTCTTGTACCCTCACATGTGCAGGCTGGAAGTATTCTCTTCCTGCTTGAGAGCAGGCAAGCCCTTTCCAGAACTTAGATTGTCGTGTAGCCAGAGGAAAATCTTCACAGTCGGTCAGACTTAAAGAACTTGGATGGAGGActagacgcggtggctcacgcctgtaatcctagcactctgggaggccaaggtgggcggattgtttgagctcaggagttcaagaccagcctgagcaagagtgagaccccatctctactaaaaatagaaagaaattaattggccaactaaatatatatatgtgtgtgtgtgtgtgtatgtatatatatatgtatgtatgtattagccaggcatggtggcgcatgcttgtagtcccagctactcgggaggctgaggcaggaggatcacttgagcccaggagtttgaggttgctgtgagctaggctgacgctatggcactctagcccgggcaagagtggactctgtctaaaaaaaaagaaagaaaaaaaagaacttggatGGAAACACATTTATTCCCATCATCTGACAGAATGTCATGAAAAGAGAGCTTGCTGGTCCCACCTTGAGTGCAGGAAGAAAGTTTTAGAGAGATGTGAAGGGTTTTGGTTAGGAGTGAAGGGCTTTGAGAGGTGGGATGGGATTTATTTGTGTCCTTTAGGGTCATTTGGATGCAGGTGCCCTGAGTTCCCTTCCAGTCTGAGGGCTCATGGCCAGGGTGTGGAAGGAGGGACCCTCTTCCTGTTCCCGAATGGCTTCTTCTTGCTGGGCGGAGAGAAGTGGGTGAATCGTGGCCTCTGCTTCTCTTTCAGGCATTATTCACGCTAGAGGACTGGTTCGGGAGTGCTTGGCCGAGACGGAACGGAATGCCAGATCCTAGCCACCCGGTTGGTTTTGAAGGCTTTCCATCTTTTTACAAGATGAGAAGTGACAGTCCATCTCCCCTGTTCAGACGAAACTCTTGTTTTCCAAATGGTAGCAGTTTGGTTTTTCCTCCCACGGTTCACCTGACTCTGAACCTGCAGCCTCAAAGATTGAGAAAAGATTTTGCGGTTAATTAGGATTTGCATTTTAAGTAGTTAGGAattaccctcttttttttttttttttggtaagcatTGATTTAAAAGATGCACGTGAAGTTATCGTACAGCAAACTAGTTTGCCCCCAAGACACCTGGGTCTCCCTTTAATCTTCTCTTCTGAGAACATTTCTGTTACCCACGTTGTTCTGTGTTCCTTTTCATAAGCTAATACAGCTCTCGGGATCGTTTTTAACACACACTGGCAGCACGCCTTCCTCAGTAGCTGGTCCGTTTGCCACACAGTGTAGAATCTGCTTAATGTAACTTCTTTTCTGCTTAAGCATTTGCATGACTATTAGTGCTtcaaagtcaattttaaaaatgcacaagttataaatacagaagaaagagCAACCTACCAAACCTAACAAGGACCCCCGAAAATTTTCGTACTAAGACTGTAAGTAGATTTCAGTTCTGCGTTTACTGTAAGTTGATAAAAACATCTGGAAGAAAATGACTAAACTGTTTGCatctttgtatgtatttattacttGATGTAATAAAGCTTATTTTCATTAACAATTTGTATTAAAATGTGGGTTCCTTGAATTCCTAAGTGCTATTTTAAAACAACTCCTCagtaactcaggaggctgaggcaggaggatcgcttgaagccaggagtttgagaccagcctggccaacatagcaagaccccatttctacaacagaattaaaaaattagctaggcatggtggtatacacctatagttccagctagctacttggaaggctgaggttggaggatcactcgagcctaggagttggaggttgcaatgagtgatgattgcaccactgtacttcagtctgggcaacagagtgagaccctgtctctaaaaataaataaaaataaaatggctccTCAATGAGAGGTAGGAGCTACTTGTGAAAGGGTGTTTTCCCACCTGGCCCAGACACATTTAGTGTGATGACATCATTAGCACAGTTGGCTGAGGAAAGAAAGTGTTTGCTAAGTCAGAGGTAGGGATAAAGTGAAGTGGCATTGTGGGTGCATTTTAAGTGCAGAAAACGGAAGTGTATGCCaggaaagaaagtaagaaaagtaaCGAGAGCAGAGTTGCTGACCTGCCCACTGCTCCCCTAGCTAGGCCATTCTTAGTTCATAGGCGCTTACCTGTGAGCATTTCCCGGGTGCTTTAGGAATCTTTTGCATAAAAATGTGGCCCCTAAACTCAAGCTAGCTCCTTCATCTGGTGCTCACTGGAAGAATTATCTGCTCTGGTGCTGGGGGAAAATTGGGTTGTGCTGGATTTGTCAAGAATCCACATGGTGGTCTCTGTCGGTGCCTTCCGGGGggattttgagttaatttttactttctaccTTAGGCACTAGTCCCCTGTAATGAAGACTTGCCTTGGTGAGGGTGGACTAAGACAATGAGAGGTTTATCTGTGATGCAGGCAAGAGGCAAGTTCCAGCTACAAGACAGCTGAGGCTGGCAGGAGTGGGTTCCGGGGCAGTGGGTGTCTCCGAGTCTTCTTCGTGCACATGGCGGGACACGGCAAGGGTACTGGAGAAGACAGATCGAAGCCTCTGTCCTTGTGGTCCAGAGCTCCACACTTCCCTTCCCAGTGTTACTGGTTTCTTGTGTGTCATCAAGACTTTATCTTCTCAAGGGAGGTTGGGATGGAGAAAGGTCCTGCACACTCCAACAGGAGATACAGAATGAGAGACCTACAGAGAGTGCTGAAGTTTTTCCAAAGCAGACCACGCCATGGCGACAAGAGCCTTAACTGTCAGCCTCAAAGATAGAGGTTTACCTGGGCTCATCTGGCCTGCTAAATGGACTGGCCCTCGCTGCAGAAATGAGGCAGGTCCTGCGTCGGGCGGGTCCTCTCACCTCATAGTATTTTCCCTACCTGTGTTGTATGTGAACTCCAGATGAGTTCTAACAAGCCAAGTGATTGAGCatggctaagaaaaaaaaaaaaaaaaaaactaatagtaAGGTCAAATCCAGCTTGAGTgataaaaatttacaaatcagGTTCTGGAAGCATCATCTCTTATAAATCTACTTGCAAATCAACATACACAGAATATGTATATTTCTACATTAGAGACTTGGCAACATACAGCCTATTAAGCTAATGGAGTAAATGGGCAAGCAACTTACTTTTAACTCTTTCACCATCTTGTTATCTCCTTTATTCTCTTAACCTGACACGAGGATAACTAACATCTGGTTGTCATTGAACAATGGCCTCCCGGAGGATGACAAAGTGCCTATTTTGCTATTAATGTTTGACTCAATTCTCCAGAAAAATGGATCcaactggctgggcatggtagctcatgtctgtaatcccagcactttgggaggccaaggcaggaggatcacttgaggccaagagtttgagaccaacgtGGGCAATAGTGAGAGCCTGTCAGtctctgcaagaaaaaaaaaattagccaggcttggtggggtgcacctgtagtcccagctactcaggaggctgagacgggaggatcacttgagcccaggaattggaggctgcagtgagctatgaggatgccaccacactccagcctggatgacagagtgagactctttatcaaaaaaaaaaaaaaaaaaaaaggactttacTAATACtaatgcttttttgaaaaacttttttatttttgacttttataataaaacagtCACATGAGCAAACATGCAGCTGAGAATAAGGGGACAGCCTTCTGACTACTGCCCAGGTGAAGAGCTAGAACTGTCAGCACCCCTAGAGCGGCATCATAAGGACAGCCCCTTTTCTCCCCCAAAGCTGCAATTGTCCTTTTATAGCAACGACTTCCTTGTGTTTCTTTACAGTTTTACTCTTGAAGTGCACATTTCTATTTACTGTAGTTTAGTCCACCACTTAAAAAACCTTGATGTCTTTTAAATCTGTCAAAAGTATTCCTTTAGAAGCTGTGCAGTAACGCCGGTGATGGAGCTCACCACCGTCACTCCCCGGGAGCTCTGTCCGTCCTGCAGTTCCTGTCTCAGTGCACATTTTTACTCGATT from Microcebus murinus isolate Inina chromosome 22, M.murinus_Inina_mat1.0, whole genome shotgun sequence encodes:
- the CDK2AP1 gene encoding cyclin-dependent kinase 2-associated protein 1 isoform X1 codes for the protein MSYKPNLAAHMPAAALNAAGSVHSPSTSMATSSQYRQLLSDYGPPSLGYTQGTGSSQVPQSKYAELLAIIEELGKEIRPTYAGSKSAMERLKRGIIHARGLVRECLAETERNARS
- the CDK2AP1 gene encoding cyclin-dependent kinase 2-associated protein 1 isoform X2 produces the protein MATSSQYRQLLSDYGPPSLGYTQGTGSSQVPQSKYAELLAIIEELGKEIRPTYAGSKSAMERLKRGIIHARGLVRECLAETERNARS